The following coding sequences are from one Musa acuminata AAA Group cultivar baxijiao chromosome BXJ2-4, Cavendish_Baxijiao_AAA, whole genome shotgun sequence window:
- the LOC135608803 gene encoding S-locus-specific glycoprotein S13-like, which produces MARRMTKASVLLYLLTASILCSPAIGGDTVTPNRPLVDDGGTSLISAGGSFELGFFSPVGSTNSYIGIWYHRIPVQTVVWVANGQRPVTGTGRSGKLYTDGALVITDSRSQIRDFVGSSRLWKSFDFLTDTLLPSMKIGWNLTSGLNRNLTAWTSVSDPAPSEYDTGFDVHRVLQIFLWSESRRY; this is translated from the exons ATGGCCAGGAGGATGACGAAGGCCTCGGTGCTTCTCTACCTTCTCACTGCTTCCATCCTCTGTTCCCCCGCCATTGGAGGCGACACTGTCACACCCAACCGACCTCTCGTCGACGACGGAGGAACCAGCTTAATTTCCGCTGGTGGCAGCTTCGAATTGGGCTTCTTTAGCCCCGTCGGTTCTACCAACAGCTACATCGGCATATGGTACCACCGCATCCCGGTCCAGACCGTGGTCTGGGTTGCCAACGGCCAGCGGCCGGTCACCGGCACCGGCCGTTCCGGAAAGTTGTACACGGACGGAGCACTCGTGATCACCGACAGCAGGAGTCAaattcgagatttcgttgggagttcgagg CTTTGGAAGAGCTTTGATTTCCTGACGGACACACTTCTGCCAAGCATGAAGATCGGATGGAACCTGACGAGCGGGCTGAACCGCAACCTCACGGCATGGACGAGCGTCAGCGATCCGGCGCCGAGTGAGTACGACACCGGTTTCGACGTGCACAGGGTTCTGCAGATATTTCTGTGGTCCGAGAGCCGGCGGTACTAG